The genomic window GGTGGCCGCCGTCATGTCGGTCTCGATGAAGCCCGGGGCGATCGCGTTCGCAGTGACGCCGAACTTGCCCAGCTCGATCGCCAGCGTCTTCGCCAGCCCCTGCAGGCCGGCCTTCGCGGAGGCGTAGTTCGCCTGGCCGCGGTTGCCGAGCGCCGAGGTCGACGAGAGGAAGACCATCCGGCCGTACCCGGCCTCGACCATGTGCGCCTGGCACGCCTTGGACATCAGGAAGCTGCCCTTGAGGTGCACCGACATGACGGTGTCCCAGTCGTCCTCGGACATCTTGAACAACAGGTTGTCGCGCAGCACACCGGCGTTGTTGACCAGGATCGTCGGCGCGCCGAGCTCGGCCACCACCCGCTCGACCGCGGCGCTGACCTGGTCGGACTTGCTGACGTCGGCACCGACGCCGATCGCCTTGCCGCCGGCCTCGGTGATCGCGTTCACGGTCGCCGCGCAGGCGCCCTCGTCGAGGTCGATGACGGCGACGGCGTTCCCGTCCGCGGCGAGCCGCTGCGCGACGGCCGCGCCGATTCCCCGGGCCGCACCCGTCACGATCGCCACCCGCTGCTGCGTCATTCACCGCTCCAATCGGTCAACTGGTCTGCAGAAGATGACATTACCCACGGTCTGTCACGCGGGAAGCACCCCGGATGACATGATCGCCGTGTGGATCATCACAACCGGTACGTCTACCACTGCCCGCTGCGCTGGGGTGACATGGACGCGCTCGGGCACGTGAACAACGGCCGGTACGTCGACTACCTGCAGGACGCGCGCGTCGACTTCCTGTTCCGGACCGCGAAGGAACTCGGCGCCGACACGCTGGAGACCGGGCTGCTCGTGGCCCGGCACGAGGTCCGGTACCGCGCGCCGCTGCACTTCCGCCCGGAACCGGTCCGGATCGAGCTGTGGATCTCCGAGATCCGGGCCGCGTCGTTCACCGTCGACTACGAGATCCTCGACGCCGAGCCGGAACGCCGTACCTATGTCGAGGCGAAGACCAAGCTGGTCCCGTTCGACTTCACGGCCAACCGCCTGCGCCGGATCACTCCGGAGGAGAAGGTCGCCCTCGAGAAGTTGGTAGGTCGCTGATGTTCACACACCCGGTGCTCGTCCGCTGGTCGGACATCGACTCCTACGACCACGTCAACAACGTGCGGTACTTCGACTACCTGCAGGAGGCGCGGATCGCGTTCCTCGCCCAGGTGATGGGCACGACCGGGGACTACTTCGCGCAGTACCCGTGTGTCCTGGTCAGCCAGACTGTGGACTACCTGCGGCCGATCCTGCTCCGGCACCCGCCGTACGACGTGGATGTGTGGATCGTCTCGGTCGGTACGTCGTCGTACACG from Kribbella jejuensis includes these protein-coding regions:
- a CDS encoding acyl-CoA thioesterase; amino-acid sequence: MFTHPVLVRWSDIDSYDHVNNVRYFDYLQEARIAFLAQVMGTTGDYFAQYPCVLVSQTVDYLRPILLRHPPYDVDVWIVSVGTSSYTLGSRIVDRSGASDDVYAKAESVLVAVDGTTHEKRPLGDTEKAALLKHVVTT
- a CDS encoding acyl-CoA thioesterase, yielding MDHHNRYVYHCPLRWGDMDALGHVNNGRYVDYLQDARVDFLFRTAKELGADTLETGLLVARHEVRYRAPLHFRPEPVRIELWISEIRAASFTVDYEILDAEPERRTYVEAKTKLVPFDFTANRLRRITPEEKVALEKLVGR
- a CDS encoding SDR family oxidoreductase, translating into MTQQRVAIVTGAARGIGAAVAQRLAADGNAVAVIDLDEGACAATVNAITEAGGKAIGVGADVSKSDQVSAAVERVVAELGAPTILVNNAGVLRDNLLFKMSEDDWDTVMSVHLKGSFLMSKACQAHMVEAGYGRMVFLSSTSALGNRGQANYASAKAGLQGLAKTLAIELGKFGVTANAIAPGFIETDMTAATAARVGVDFEEFKKATAASIPVQRTGKPEDIAAAASFFCSEEAGFVSGQVLYVAGGPRN